One genomic segment of Mauremys mutica isolate MM-2020 ecotype Southern chromosome 10, ASM2049712v1, whole genome shotgun sequence includes these proteins:
- the RNF25 gene encoding E3 ubiquitin-protein ligase RNF25, with product MAAASDREEAAVADWALPSEVEVLESIYLDELQVSRGNGRSAPWEICITLHPATAEDQDSQYVCFTLVLSVPPQYPNEVPKISLRNPRGLSDEQIQKISQTLGQVAEAGLGTAVLYELIEKGKEILTDNNIPHGQCVICLYGFQEREAFTKTQCYHYFHSHCLARYAQHVEEEIHVQQEEREQHLAPPSKQGVGVQCPVCRETLIYDLSALQAAPPPQHPVEPYRPDAKAIQTREELRIIYQRQQKKGGIIDPEAERNRYFISLQAPPAAADPGHGAAPELLTSETAVAATEQLCQPPAPGRAAEPASPPQAPALGREPGQPANASVPLEHQSKRERHRGERPGFRGQGRQLFSDPQAAAAETCRLLRGPGGPSGFDWRPERREDRSQRPSGGYSQELPQPHGRGRVAAFAGRRESGPAGILPVKGALDSKEEQPAGGRWTPEQGAETPSREKENLALNQRDPKGPTSWQGHHRPWDCGRWEKSRGRERGSYPRAPRGRGAFRPSARRDPHGQVKEDGS from the exons ATGGCGGCGGCCAGCGACAGAGAGGAGGCGGCGGTGGCCGACTG GGCTTTGCCATCAGAAGTGGAGGTCTTGGAATCCATATACCTGGATGAGCTGCAGGTGTCTCGAGGAAATGGCAG GTCAGCGCCCTGGGAAATCTGCATTACGCTGCACCCTGCGACCGCAGAGGATCAGGACTCTCAGTACGTCTGCTTCACGCTCGTGCTGTCTGTGCCCCCACAG TATCCCAATGAAGTGCCAAAAATCTCGCTCCGGAATCCGCGGGGGCTGTCGGATGAGCAGATCCAGAA GATTTCCCAGACCCTGGGACAAGTTgcggaggctgggctggggacagCGGTGCTGTATGAGCTGATTGAG AAAGGGAAGGAAATTCTCACTGACAACAACATTCCTCATGGCCAGTGCGTGATCTGTCTCTACGGCTTCCAG GAGAGAGAAGCATTCACAAAGACTCAGTGCTACCACTACTTCCACTCTCACTGCCTGGCTCGCTACGCCCAGCACGTGGAGGAGGAAATCCACGTgcagcaggaagagagagagcagcacCTGGCACCTCCTTCCAAGCAG GGAGTCGGAGTGCAGTGCCCCGTCTGCCGGGAAACACTAATCTACGACCTCTCCGCTCTGCAGGCAGCGCCACCTCCACAGCACCCGGTG GAGCCGTACAGGCCTGATGCAAAGGCGATACAGACCCGAGAGGAACTGCGCATAATCTACCAAAGGCAGCAAAAGAAGGGGGGCATCATTGACCCCGAGGCCGAGAGAAACCGCTACTTCATCAGCCTCCAGGCG CCTCCAGCAGCTGCGGATCCCGGCCACGGAGCCGCCCCTGAGCTGCTGACTTCTGAAACTGCCGTGGCTGCCACCGAGCAGCTCTGCCAACCACCGGCCCCGGGACGTGCTGCAGAGCCTGCCAGCCCTCCCCAAGCTCCAGCTCTGGGGAGAGAACCCGGGCAGCCGGCCAACGCGTCTGTCCCCCTGGAGCACCAGAGCAAGAGAGAGCGGCACCGAGGGGAGAGGCCGGGATTccgaggccagggcaggcagctgTTCAGCGACCCACAAGCAGCAGCTGCGGAAACTTGCCGCCTTCTCCGTGGCCCTGGGGGACCCAGCGGTTTCGACTGGAGACCCGAACGGAGAGAAGACAGGAGCCAGAGACCCAGTGGGGGTtacagccaggagctccctcagcCGCACGGCAGGGGCAGAGTGGCTGCCTTTGCTGGTAGGAGAGAGTCGGGCCCTGCTGGCATCTTGCCCGTGAAAGGGGCGTTGGACTCGAAGGAGGAGCAgcctgctggggggagatggacgccggagcagggagctgagaccCCCAGCAGGGAGAAGGAAAACCTGGCACTAAACCAGCGTGACCCCAAGGGCCCCACCAGCTGGCAGGGCCATCACAGGCCCTGGGActgtgggagatgggagaagtcCCGGGGCAGGGAGCGTGGTTCCTATCCCAGGGCGCCACGGGGGCGAGGGGCATTCAGGCCCAGTGCAAGGAGAGACCCCCACGGCCAAGTGAAGGAGGATGGCTCctag